The DNA segment TTCCCTTTTCTACGCGGCCAACAGACCCAGAATATGCTGCTCGACCGAGGCGGAAAGCGCCTGGAGATTGTATCCGCCTTCCAAACTCGACAGGATGCGGCCCTGACTATACTGCCTGGCGATCCCGGCCACGATGCTGGTCAAGTCGGCGTAGCCCGCCTCGGTCAGGCCCATGCTGGCGAGCGGATCGTCCTGGTGCGCGTCGAAGCCAGCCGAAATGATCACGACATCAGGCTTAAACTTGTCCGCCGCAGGAACGAGCACCTTGCTAAAGACAGTGCGGTACTCGTCGTCGCCCGCGCCCGCCGTCATCGGTACGTTGATCGTCATCCCCTCGCCCTGGCCGCGGCCCTGCTCCTCTGCGCTGCCAGTCCCAGGATAGTGGGGATATTGATGCGTGCTGAAAAATAGGATGGAGGGATCCTCGTCAAACGCGTGTTGCGTACCGTTGCCGTGATGGACGTCCCAGTCCACGATCAACACGCGAGCGAGGTGGTGCTTCTTCTGAAAATAGCGCGCGGCGATCGCGACATTATTGAAGAGGCAGAAGCCCATCCCCCGGTTGCGCTCGGCATGGTGACCTGGCGGGCGGACGGCGCAGAAGGCGTTGTCCACGTGGCCGGCCATGATGGCGTCCGCCACAGCCAGCAGCCCACCGGCCGCCAGATAGGCTGCCGGCAGCGAGCCCGGCGACATAGAGGTGTCGGCATCCAGCGAGATGCGCCCGCTCGACGGCGCCTGTTTCTTCAGGGCCGCCACATAGACCGGATCGTGCACCTGCATGATCCATTCGTCAGCTGCCGGCGCAGGATCCACGCGGACCAGTTTCGGCAGGACCCCGTCTTGCTCCAGCCTCCTGACGATCGCCCGGAGGCGCTCCGGGGACTCGGGATGGCTCATCCCCATGTCATGCTTCAAGTAGTCGGGATGATAAACAAATCCGGTCTTAGCCATGGCTCTCCGGAAGCATATGGCCTATGGTTCGGAAGTCTTGCTGATCAGCCCTACGCCCTATGCTGGTCATATTTCCGCAGTATCGTAACACGCCTCAAACGCGATAGACAATTCGGCGAACGGCGTGCTACGGTCAACCCATGCCTGATCCGAAAATCGAACCGTTGAAAAAGTTACTGGCGATGGACCCGAGCGACGACGTGGCCTGGTTCGGCCTTGGCAAGGCCTATCAAGGCGACGGAAATTTCGAGGACGCCGCCAAGGCGTTGCAACGGTGCATTGAAGTCAAACCCACCTATTCAGCCGCCTACTACGCACTGGCCCAGTCGCTGCAGCAGTTAAAGCAGATCGACGCATGCCGTGGAATCTGTGACCGGGGCATCGAGGTCTCAACAAAAAACGGGGACGCGATGGTCACGAAGAATTTGCAGGCACTGAAACACAGTCTGGGGTGATCGCACGCAATGGTATCCGTCCCCAAAAGAACTGCCTCCGCGCTACCCGCTTGGGACTTGTCCGGGTTGTTGCGCCATCCGGCAGAAGATGCCGAACGCATGTTCAAGGAGCTGGATCGGCTTGTCACGCAGGTGGAAACCACGCGCGCTGCGCTTGCGCCGGCAATACCAGCGGACACGTTCGGAAACGTGCTGAACTTGCTTGAAGATATCGCTAGCCTCTCGTCGACACTCAGCGCCTATGCCTATCTGTGGTTTTCGGAAAACACCAAGGAGCTCACGGCGCGGGCGTTTAAAACGAAGGTCGAGGAACGGCTAGCCGGCATACAAAACCGCATCCTCTTTTTTGATCTCTGGTGGCAAACGGTGGACGAGGCCAATGCCGCCCGCCTGCTCGCCGCCGCTGGCGATCTTCGCTATCACCTGGAAACGATCCGACGATTTAAGCCGCATACGCTGTCGGAGCTGCAGGAACAAATCGTCA comes from the Nitrospira sp. genome and includes:
- a CDS encoding histone deacetylase, translated to MAKTGFVYHPDYLKHDMGMSHPESPERLRAIVRRLEQDGVLPKLVRVDPAPAADEWIMQVHDPVYVAALKKQAPSSGRISLDADTSMSPGSLPAAYLAAGGLLAVADAIMAGHVDNAFCAVRPPGHHAERNRGMGFCLFNNVAIAARYFQKKHHLARVLIVDWDVHHGNGTQHAFDEDPSILFFSTHQYPHYPGTGSAEEQGRGQGEGMTINVPMTAGAGDDEYRTVFSKVLVPAADKFKPDVVIISAGFDAHQDDPLASMGLTEAGYADLTSIVAGIARQYSQGRILSSLEGGYNLQALSASVEQHILGLLAA
- a CDS encoding tetratricopeptide repeat protein, with the translated sequence MPDPKIEPLKKLLAMDPSDDVAWFGLGKAYQGDGNFEDAAKALQRCIEVKPTYSAAYYALAQSLQQLKQIDACRGICDRGIEVSTKNGDAMVTKNLQALKHSLG